A section of the Ornithinimicrobium sufpigmenti genome encodes:
- a CDS encoding DUF418 domain-containing protein translates to MIIVNVGPLPATSFLHRLYLLPYGRASVLFVTVAGLGMGYLLTSRRDRLWPDLLWRVVLLFTLGLALQTMTDRVSIILQTYAVLFLFAPLLWRLPSRALAAVAAIVMVLGPGLIVYHDLVHPWHKGLQGVSVTTPPDDLVFSLTLSGPYPLASWTVPFIVGLLLARVDLRRAQTTWRMVVWGAVAAVGGAAVAYANYAVLGERADTGPLRLLTGVAHGQMPLWLISSVGGAVLVIGACLRWQTAAPRIRSVLADTGRFAFTAYVLHVVILALIMPADGFTPGGGIFVATALNAVIVGAAGLWSKTGRPGPLEWLLRKPWLMGPRSPASRP, encoded by the coding sequence ATGATCATCGTCAACGTGGGGCCGCTGCCTGCCACTTCCTTTCTCCACCGCCTCTACCTCCTCCCATACGGCCGGGCCTCAGTACTCTTCGTCACTGTCGCCGGGCTGGGCATGGGGTACCTGTTGACGAGCCGCCGGGATCGACTCTGGCCGGATCTGCTGTGGCGGGTCGTCCTGCTGTTCACGCTGGGGCTGGCCCTGCAGACGATGACCGACCGGGTCAGCATCATCCTGCAGACCTATGCGGTGCTGTTCCTGTTCGCTCCGTTGCTATGGCGTCTGCCGTCTCGCGCCCTGGCCGCGGTAGCGGCAATCGTCATGGTGCTCGGGCCAGGCCTCATCGTCTATCACGACCTCGTGCACCCGTGGCACAAGGGACTGCAGGGCGTATCCGTGACTACTCCCCCAGACGATCTGGTGTTCTCCCTGACCTTGTCCGGGCCTTACCCGTTGGCCAGTTGGACGGTGCCCTTCATCGTCGGGCTGCTGCTCGCCCGGGTCGATCTGCGTCGCGCCCAAACCACGTGGCGGATGGTCGTATGGGGTGCTGTCGCAGCCGTGGGTGGTGCCGCGGTCGCCTACGCGAACTACGCCGTCCTGGGTGAGCGCGCCGACACCGGACCGTTGCGCCTGCTGACCGGCGTCGCGCACGGGCAGATGCCGTTGTGGCTCATCTCGAGCGTGGGCGGTGCGGTGCTGGTCATCGGGGCGTGCTTACGGTGGCAGACCGCCGCCCCCCGGATCAGGAGCGTCCTGGCAGACACCGGACGTTTCGCCTTTACCGCCTACGTGCTGCACGTGGTGATCCTGGCCCTGATCATGCCCGCCGACGGATTCACCCCAGGCGGCGGCATTTTCGTCGCCACAGCCCTCAACGCTGTCATCGTCGGCGCAGCTGGTCTCTGGAGCAAGACAGGACGACCAGGACCGCTGGAATGGCTGCTCAGGAAACCCTGGCTCATGGGACCCCGCAGCCCCGCCTCGCGACCGTGA
- a CDS encoding ArsR family transcriptional regulator, with the protein MLADPTRLMILWVLLRREANVTTMSQLVDAAPSAISQHLNQTAPGRPRLQPPRSAASSPRPPPTPSTSPAR; encoded by the coding sequence ATGCTCGCCGACCCCACCCGGTTGATGATCCTGTGGGTCCTACTCCGGCGCGAGGCCAACGTCACCACAATGTCCCAGCTCGTTGACGCCGCCCCCTCCGCCATCAGCCAGCACCTGAACCAAACTGCGCCTGGTCGGCCTCGTCTGCAGCCGCCCAGGTCCGCCGCCTCCTCACCGAGGCCCCCTCCCACGCCGAGCACGTCACCGGCGAGGTGA
- a CDS encoding fluoride efflux transporter FluC produces the protein MTDPSVTWGWAVLAVAVGGAVGALLRHLFTTASWGPLRGLLVVNTVGSAGLGAVVALVESPVMVLLLGTGLCGALTTWSTLAVQTAQLGRHTPGVAAAYLLLTLILGLTAALLTLAVLA, from the coding sequence GTGACAGACCCCAGCGTCACCTGGGGCTGGGCGGTCCTTGCCGTGGCGGTCGGCGGTGCGGTCGGAGCCCTCTTGCGTCACCTGTTCACCACCGCGTCTTGGGGACCGTTGCGCGGCCTGCTGGTCGTCAACACGGTCGGTTCAGCAGGCCTCGGCGCGGTGGTAGCCCTTGTGGAGTCGCCGGTGATGGTTCTCCTCCTGGGGACCGGGCTGTGCGGTGCCCTCACCACGTGGAGCACGCTGGCAGTGCAGACGGCACAGCTCGGACGTCACACCCCTGGGGTCGCCGCCGCATACCTCCTCCTCACCCTGATCCTCGGACTCACCGCCGCTCTGCTCACGCTGGCCGTCCTGGCTTGA
- a CDS encoding fluoride efflux transporter FluC produces the protein MTTALTVNWFGCGCAGRVSGRYASGVTTAARTLLAVALGGATGSLLRWVVDLLLPVTPGSVPWGTLLVNVFGSAVLGAVVVVLDSGVGSGVHRAFFATGVLGGFTTFSTYTMQVILLTDAAPAVALTYLVATPLLCVTGAGLAATLVRQLWNLP, from the coding sequence ATGACCACCGCCCTGACGGTGAACTGGTTCGGCTGCGGGTGTGCCGGGAGGGTCAGCGGTCGCTACGCTTCCGGGGTGACGACCGCGGCCCGCACCCTGCTGGCGGTCGCTCTCGGCGGCGCCACTGGCAGCCTGCTCAGGTGGGTCGTCGATCTGCTGCTGCCGGTCACTCCAGGGTCGGTTCCGTGGGGGACCCTTCTGGTCAATGTGTTCGGCTCGGCCGTGCTTGGGGCCGTCGTGGTGGTGCTCGATAGTGGCGTCGGCTCGGGAGTGCACCGGGCATTCTTTGCAACCGGTGTGCTCGGTGGGTTCACCACCTTCTCCACGTACACAATGCAAGTCATTCTCCTGACGGACGCCGCTCCGGCGGTCGCCCTGACCTATCTGGTGGCGACACCACTCCTGTGCGTGACCGGGGCAGGTCTGGCTGCCACCTTGGTGCGTCAGCTCTGGAACCTGCCGTGA
- a CDS encoding NADP-dependent oxidoreductase: MSRVYVFNQYGGPEGEELIERPIPEPGAGELLVEVRAAGVNPVDWKIRDGHLGRDGQLPAPMGREVAGVVAAVGPEVEEFAEGDEVLGPVAPGQGGFADHALLRGDQAVAKPEAISFAVAATIPVAGTTAYDLTHEIELETGQTMLVLGAGGGVGHLAAEIGLLHEFRVIGIASPDKRDLVESTGASFVAAGQEAPAAVRELAPQGVDLIVDLVGGQALRDVAPLATTPDRIVSAADPETAIELGGAGRSRDPETLMKITSVIGYEVITPRISGEYPLDQARQALAVVETGHAVGKTVIVP, encoded by the coding sequence ATGTCACGGGTGTACGTGTTCAACCAGTACGGCGGTCCCGAAGGGGAGGAGCTGATAGAACGCCCCATCCCCGAGCCGGGGGCGGGTGAGCTCCTTGTCGAGGTCCGCGCCGCCGGGGTGAACCCGGTGGACTGGAAGATCCGCGATGGCCACCTCGGGCGGGACGGACAACTGCCAGCCCCGATGGGCCGCGAGGTCGCCGGCGTCGTCGCCGCGGTCGGACCGGAAGTCGAGGAGTTTGCCGAGGGCGACGAGGTCCTGGGGCCGGTCGCGCCGGGACAGGGCGGGTTCGCAGACCATGCCCTGCTGCGCGGCGACCAGGCCGTCGCCAAGCCAGAAGCGATCTCGTTCGCCGTGGCAGCCACCATCCCGGTCGCCGGGACCACGGCATACGACCTCACCCACGAGATCGAGCTCGAGACCGGTCAGACCATGCTTGTCCTCGGGGCAGGTGGCGGCGTCGGCCACCTGGCGGCCGAGATCGGTCTGTTGCACGAGTTCCGGGTCATCGGGATCGCCTCACCGGACAAGCGTGACCTCGTCGAATCGACCGGGGCCTCGTTCGTGGCCGCCGGCCAAGAGGCCCCCGCAGCCGTCCGCGAACTCGCCCCTCAGGGCGTCGACCTCATCGTCGACCTCGTCGGAGGTCAGGCGCTGCGGGATGTCGCGCCGCTGGCCACGACACCGGACCGGATCGTCTCTGCCGCCGACCCCGAGACTGCGATCGAGCTGGGCGGTGCGGGCCGCTCGCGTGACCCCGAGACGTTGATGAAGATCACCTCGGTGATCGGATACGAGGTGATCACTCCGCGGATCAGCGGGGAATACCCGTTGGACCAAGCCCGCCAAGCTCTAGCCGTCGTCGAGACCGGTCACGCGGTGGGCAAGACCGTCATCGTGCCCTGA
- a CDS encoding cupin domain-containing protein → MTQENFSLGQNIEHFTIADAAQESPDYRRVLWTGEHAQIVIMTIPPGEEIGAEVHEHGDQILTFISGTGHADLAGHTHPVEAGDQCAVPAGAEHNFRNTGQEPLVLYTIYAPPEHSPQAAFATKEEADRAHAEGHDEPPAH, encoded by the coding sequence ATGACTCAGGAGAATTTCTCCCTCGGTCAGAACATCGAGCACTTCACCATCGCCGACGCCGCGCAGGAGAGCCCCGACTACCGCAGGGTCCTGTGGACCGGTGAGCACGCCCAGATCGTCATCATGACCATCCCACCGGGTGAGGAGATCGGTGCCGAGGTGCACGAGCACGGCGACCAGATCCTGACCTTCATCAGCGGGACCGGGCACGCGGACCTCGCCGGTCACACGCACCCCGTCGAGGCGGGCGACCAGTGCGCCGTACCGGCCGGAGCGGAGCACAACTTCCGCAACACCGGCCAGGAGCCACTGGTGCTCTACACCATCTACGCCCCGCCCGAGCACTCTCCGCAGGCTGCCTTCGCCACCAAGGAGGAGGCCGACCGGGCCCATGCGGAGGGCCACGACGAACCACCCGCGCACTGA
- a CDS encoding heavy metal translocating P-type ATPase gives MNKVQTWVFGRWAVPVVSGLLILASVATSRIWENQLWGDLLMVAAAVVAGTPVVKKAVTALSVKVIGIDLLVSIAAIGAVIIGEYWEAAAVTFLFAIGHALEDATLNKTRSALAELVAVAPDVAIVLRDDEQVEVPAHEVGLGEIVLVKNGAKVPVDGKVTGGTGALDEASITGESIPVEKTTGDQVFAGTISTGGFLQVKATGVGADTTLARIIHRVEEAQDAKAKTQKFMDRFSSWYTPAIIVLAIVFGLVTQDVVLALTLLVIACPGALVISIPVSIVAGIGRGAKDGMLIKGGEFLETSAKIDAVALDKTGTLTEGRPQLTDVVVLETDLGPDHPPVDEDEVLRYAARAEAGSEHPLARPILEAAAERGLPVLGLPQHTEPVPGKGIVATLDGHRVAVGNLALLQAEVGDGVRDHGRAAQVVADLAAKGRTPMVVACDGRAIGVVAVADKIRTDAPEMVRRLHNAGVKKVVMLTGDIEPVAQAVGAQVGIDEVRAGLLPEDKLQAVDELRQQGYTVAMVGDGVNDAPALATADIGVAMGAAGTGVAIETADIALMNDNLLKLPEAVSLAKRTVNNMRQNIVIALATVAVLMFGVLFGGVTMAIGMLVHEASVLIVIVNAMRLLRRKEDPAAQATGSGPSTPATVKAQERAPQPA, from the coding sequence ATGAACAAGGTCCAGACGTGGGTGTTCGGCCGTTGGGCCGTCCCCGTGGTCTCGGGGCTGCTGATCCTGGCGTCGGTCGCGACCAGCCGGATCTGGGAGAACCAGCTGTGGGGTGACCTGCTGATGGTCGCCGCCGCGGTCGTCGCGGGCACCCCCGTGGTGAAGAAGGCCGTCACCGCGCTCAGCGTCAAGGTGATCGGCATCGACCTGCTGGTCTCGATCGCCGCCATCGGCGCGGTCATCATCGGTGAGTACTGGGAGGCCGCCGCGGTGACCTTCCTGTTCGCCATCGGCCACGCCCTGGAGGACGCCACCCTGAACAAGACCCGCTCGGCGCTGGCCGAGCTGGTCGCGGTCGCGCCCGACGTGGCCATCGTGCTGCGGGACGACGAGCAGGTCGAGGTCCCCGCCCACGAGGTGGGGCTCGGCGAGATCGTCCTGGTCAAGAACGGCGCCAAGGTGCCGGTGGATGGCAAGGTCACCGGCGGCACCGGCGCGCTGGACGAGGCCTCCATCACCGGCGAGTCGATCCCGGTGGAGAAGACCACCGGCGATCAGGTCTTCGCCGGCACCATCTCCACCGGGGGCTTCCTGCAGGTCAAGGCCACCGGGGTCGGCGCCGACACCACCCTGGCCCGGATCATCCACCGGGTCGAGGAGGCGCAGGACGCCAAGGCGAAGACGCAGAAGTTCATGGACCGCTTCTCCTCCTGGTACACCCCCGCGATCATCGTGCTCGCGATCGTCTTCGGCCTCGTCACCCAGGACGTCGTCCTGGCCCTGACCCTGCTGGTCATCGCCTGCCCCGGCGCGCTGGTCATCTCCATCCCCGTCTCGATCGTGGCCGGCATCGGCCGCGGCGCCAAGGACGGCATGCTGATCAAGGGCGGCGAGTTCCTCGAGACCTCCGCCAAGATCGACGCCGTCGCGCTGGACAAGACCGGCACCCTCACCGAGGGTCGTCCGCAGCTGACCGACGTGGTCGTGCTCGAGACCGATCTCGGTCCGGACCACCCGCCGGTCGACGAGGACGAGGTGCTGCGGTATGCCGCTCGCGCCGAGGCCGGCTCCGAACACCCGCTGGCCCGCCCCATCCTGGAGGCTGCGGCAGAGCGTGGTCTGCCGGTGCTCGGCCTGCCCCAGCACACCGAGCCGGTCCCCGGCAAGGGCATCGTGGCCACGCTGGACGGTCACCGCGTCGCGGTCGGCAACCTGGCCCTGCTCCAGGCCGAGGTGGGCGACGGCGTGCGGGACCACGGCAGGGCCGCGCAGGTCGTGGCCGACCTGGCCGCGAAGGGCCGCACACCGATGGTCGTCGCCTGCGACGGCCGAGCGATCGGCGTGGTCGCCGTGGCGGACAAGATCCGCACCGACGCCCCCGAGATGGTGCGCCGGCTGCACAACGCGGGTGTCAAGAAGGTCGTCATGCTCACCGGCGACATCGAGCCGGTCGCCCAGGCCGTCGGTGCCCAGGTCGGCATCGACGAGGTCCGGGCCGGGCTGCTGCCCGAGGACAAGCTGCAGGCGGTCGACGAGCTGCGTCAGCAGGGCTACACCGTGGCCATGGTCGGTGACGGCGTCAACGACGCCCCCGCCCTGGCCACCGCGGACATCGGCGTGGCGATGGGTGCCGCCGGCACCGGCGTCGCGATCGAGACCGCCGACATCGCCCTGATGAACGACAACCTGCTCAAGCTGCCCGAAGCGGTCTCCCTCGCCAAGCGCACCGTGAACAACATGCGCCAGAACATCGTCATCGCGCTCGCCACCGTGGCGGTCCTCATGTTCGGCGTCCTGTTCGGCGGCGTCACGATGGCCATCGGGATGCTCGTCCACGAGGCCTCCGTGCTCATCGTCATCGTCAACGCGATGCGCCTGCTGCGCCGCAAGGAGGACCCGGCCGCCCAGGCCACCGGCAGCGGCCCGAGCACCCCGGCCACCGTCAAGGCCCAGGAGCGCGCCCCGCAGCCCGCGTGA
- a CDS encoding heavy-metal-associated domain-containing protein: MSTATTKKTILRAQGFSCPSCVAKIEKQVGRLKGVESVKVHFASSRVEVAHDPARVSADDLVAAVDKAGYKATPAAF; encoded by the coding sequence ATGAGCACCGCCACCACCAAGAAGACCATCCTTCGCGCGCAGGGCTTCTCCTGCCCCAGCTGCGTGGCCAAGATCGAGAAGCAGGTCGGCCGCCTCAAGGGCGTGGAGTCGGTGAAGGTCCACTTCGCCTCCTCCCGCGTCGAGGTCGCCCACGACCCCGCGCGAGTGAGCGCCGACGACCTCGTCGCCGCGGTGGACAAGGCTGGCTACAAGGCCACGCCTGCCGCCTTCTGA
- a CDS encoding phosphoketolase family protein: protein MSAEPKTTPATLDDSDVAAVDAWWRAANYLAVGQIYLMDNALLKRPLVDEDVKPRLLGHWGTSPGQNFLYAHLNHQIREHDLDMIYLSGPGHGGPSLVAAAWLEGTYSEVYSHIGPDERGLQRLFRQFSFPGGIPSHVAPETPGSIHEGGELGYVLSHAYGAAFDNPDLIAVAVIGDGEAETAPLATAWHSNKFLDPRVDGTVLPILHLNGYKIANPTVLDRIPRAELEALMVGYGHRPYFFEGGFDDEAPADTHRRFAALLGEVLAEIATIRASARDGILTERPRWPMIVFRTPKGWTGPAEVDGLPVEGTWRSHQVPMAAVRGNEEYTRLLEAWMRSYRPEELFDEDGRIVSLIARNNPEGLRRMSANPHANGGMLTRDLDLPDFRGYGVDVPSPGGATAEPTRVLGTWVADVVDRNRETFRVFGPDETHSNRLGAAVEAGGKTWQAQVVDTDVDLSRTGRVMEVLSEHQCQGWLEGYLLTGRHGLFNSYEAFVHIVDSMFNQHAKWLDACRDIPWRVPVPSLNYLLSSHVWRQDHNGFSHQDPGFLDVVMNKTADVIRIYLPPDANTLLSTFDHVLRSRNYVNVVVAGKQPGPQWLTMEEAVLHCTRGIGIWDWAGSEMPGEKPDVVLGCAGDVPTIEAIAAAKLLREHLPDLRVRVVNVVDLMRLQDAKEHPHGLDHRDFDALFTTDRPVIFAFHGYPSLVHKLTYRRTNHPNIHVRGFKEEGTTTTPFDMLMLNDLDRYRLVADVIDRVPGLAERASVLRQEMLDTRVRARQWTREHGEDLPEVAQWVFQDRDNTQGSGAPGTDTGGDNE from the coding sequence ATGTCTGCCGAGCCGAAGACCACGCCCGCCACCCTGGACGACAGCGACGTCGCTGCGGTCGACGCCTGGTGGCGTGCCGCCAACTACCTGGCCGTGGGCCAGATCTACCTGATGGACAATGCCCTGCTGAAGCGTCCGTTGGTTGACGAGGACGTCAAGCCCCGGCTTCTCGGGCACTGGGGCACATCCCCGGGGCAGAACTTCCTGTACGCCCACCTCAATCACCAGATCCGAGAGCACGATCTGGACATGATCTACCTCAGTGGCCCCGGCCACGGTGGTCCCTCGCTTGTCGCAGCGGCGTGGTTGGAGGGCACCTACTCCGAGGTGTACTCCCACATCGGCCCGGACGAGCGTGGCCTGCAGCGACTGTTCCGGCAGTTCTCCTTCCCCGGTGGCATCCCCAGCCATGTGGCGCCGGAGACGCCGGGCTCGATCCACGAGGGTGGGGAGCTGGGTTACGTGCTCTCGCACGCCTACGGTGCCGCGTTCGACAACCCGGACCTGATCGCGGTCGCGGTGATCGGCGACGGCGAGGCCGAGACGGCCCCGCTGGCCACGGCCTGGCACAGCAACAAGTTCCTCGACCCCCGGGTGGACGGGACGGTGCTGCCGATCCTGCACCTGAACGGCTACAAGATCGCCAACCCCACGGTCCTGGATCGGATCCCGCGTGCGGAGCTCGAGGCGCTGATGGTTGGCTACGGCCACCGGCCGTACTTCTTCGAGGGCGGCTTCGACGACGAGGCCCCTGCCGACACGCACCGGCGATTCGCCGCCCTGCTCGGTGAGGTGTTGGCGGAGATCGCGACGATCCGTGCCAGCGCGCGGGACGGCATACTCACCGAGCGCCCGCGGTGGCCGATGATCGTCTTCCGCACGCCCAAGGGGTGGACGGGCCCGGCGGAGGTCGACGGGCTGCCGGTCGAGGGCACCTGGCGTAGCCACCAGGTACCGATGGCCGCGGTGCGCGGCAACGAGGAGTACACGCGCCTGCTGGAGGCTTGGATGCGCAGCTACCGCCCGGAGGAGCTCTTCGACGAGGACGGCAGGATCGTGTCGCTGATCGCGCGCAACAACCCCGAGGGCCTGCGCCGGATGAGCGCCAACCCGCACGCCAACGGCGGGATGCTCACCCGAGACCTGGACCTGCCGGACTTCCGCGGGTATGGGGTGGACGTCCCGTCCCCGGGTGGAGCCACGGCTGAGCCGACGCGGGTGCTGGGGACGTGGGTCGCGGACGTGGTGGACCGCAACCGGGAGACGTTCCGCGTCTTTGGGCCGGACGAGACGCACTCCAACCGCCTCGGCGCCGCGGTCGAGGCGGGGGGCAAGACGTGGCAGGCGCAGGTGGTGGACACCGACGTGGACCTCTCGCGCACCGGGCGGGTGATGGAGGTGCTCTCCGAGCACCAGTGCCAGGGCTGGTTGGAGGGCTACCTGCTCACCGGGAGGCACGGCCTGTTCAACAGTTACGAGGCGTTCGTGCACATCGTCGACTCGATGTTCAACCAGCACGCCAAATGGCTGGACGCGTGCCGCGACATCCCGTGGCGGGTGCCCGTCCCGTCGCTGAACTACCTGCTCTCCTCGCACGTGTGGCGCCAGGACCACAACGGCTTCTCCCACCAGGACCCTGGCTTCCTGGACGTGGTGATGAACAAGACCGCCGACGTCATCCGGATCTACCTGCCGCCGGACGCCAACACGCTGCTGTCGACGTTCGACCACGTCCTGCGCAGCAGGAACTACGTCAACGTCGTCGTCGCCGGCAAGCAGCCCGGTCCGCAGTGGCTGACGATGGAGGAGGCCGTGCTGCACTGCACCCGTGGAATAGGGATCTGGGACTGGGCCGGCTCCGAGATGCCCGGGGAGAAGCCCGACGTGGTGCTCGGCTGCGCCGGCGACGTCCCCACGATCGAGGCCATCGCCGCGGCGAAGCTCCTGCGCGAGCACCTGCCCGACCTGCGGGTCCGTGTCGTCAACGTCGTCGACCTCATGCGGCTGCAGGACGCCAAGGAGCATCCGCACGGGCTGGACCACCGCGACTTCGACGCGCTGTTCACGACCGACCGGCCGGTGATCTTCGCCTTCCACGGCTACCCCTCGCTGGTGCACAAGCTCACCTACCGGCGGACCAACCACCCCAACATCCACGTGCGGGGGTTCAAGGAGGAGGGAACGACCACGACGCCGTTCGACATGCTGATGCTCAACGACCTGGACCGGTACCGGCTGGTGGCCGACGTGATCGACCGGGTGCCCGGGCTGGCGGAGCGTGCGTCCGTGCTGCGTCAGGAGATGCTCGACACCCGGGTGCGCGCCCGGCAGTGGACGCGGGAGCACGGCGAGGACCTGCCCGAGGTGGCGCAGTGGGTGTTCCAGGACCGGGACAACACGCAGGGTTCCGGCGCGCCCGGCACGGACACCGGCGGCGACAACGAGTAG
- the ccsB gene encoding c-type cytochrome biogenesis protein CcsB, which produces MTDPQLALASDIAIWASLAVLALALISFSAHLAITGAARQRQSDDTVLQHTPLPVGARRTSRGADPSDTSPDATPTSAALEPPTVDHPAGVTRRWGVLGMQLTWLATFAVLAGTVLRGLSVQRWPLGNMYEFAIVAATFALVVFCAWSLRQDRLWLGPFVVLPVMVVLIAGKIWYTDASQLMPALDNTMWLSIHVTLATLSVALFVIGAALAVTYLLRDSAERTNRVRGWLAALPQADKLETMTYGMHIFAFPLWTFTLITGAIWAEVAWGRYWGWDPKEVWTFVIWVVYAAYLHSRATSSWTKRKATYVALIGMLCVIINYTVVNLLITGLHSYSGVA; this is translated from the coding sequence ATGACCGACCCGCAGCTCGCACTGGCCAGCGACATCGCCATCTGGGCCAGCCTGGCCGTGCTCGCCCTGGCTCTCATCTCCTTCTCCGCCCACCTGGCCATCACCGGAGCCGCCCGGCAACGCCAGTCCGACGACACGGTCCTGCAGCACACCCCCCTGCCCGTGGGCGCCCGGCGCACGAGTCGCGGGGCGGACCCATCGGACACCTCCCCGGACGCCACCCCGACCTCCGCAGCGCTGGAGCCGCCGACTGTCGACCACCCAGCCGGCGTCACCCGCCGCTGGGGCGTCCTGGGTATGCAGCTGACCTGGCTGGCTACCTTCGCAGTTCTCGCAGGCACCGTGCTGCGCGGGCTGTCGGTGCAGCGTTGGCCCCTGGGCAACATGTACGAGTTCGCGATCGTCGCCGCCACGTTCGCCCTCGTCGTCTTCTGCGCCTGGAGCCTGCGGCAGGACCGGCTCTGGCTCGGCCCCTTCGTGGTGCTTCCCGTCATGGTGGTGCTCATCGCAGGCAAGATCTGGTACACCGATGCCTCACAGCTCATGCCCGCCCTCGACAACACCATGTGGCTGTCCATCCACGTCACCCTGGCCACCCTGTCGGTCGCGCTCTTCGTCATCGGCGCCGCTCTCGCGGTCACCTACCTGCTGCGCGACTCGGCCGAACGCACCAACCGCGTCCGCGGCTGGTTGGCCGCGCTGCCCCAGGCAGACAAGCTGGAGACGATGACCTACGGGATGCACATCTTCGCCTTCCCGCTGTGGACCTTCACCCTGATCACCGGCGCCATCTGGGCCGAGGTCGCCTGGGGACGCTACTGGGGCTGGGACCCCAAGGAGGTCTGGACCTTCGTCATCTGGGTCGTCTACGCCGCCTACCTCCACTCCCGAGCGACCAGCAGCTGGACCAAGCGGAAGGCCACCTACGTCGCGCTCATCGGCATGCTCTGCGTCATCATCAACTACACCGTGGTCAACCTGCTGATCACCGGCCTGCACTCCTACTCCGGCGTGGCCTGA
- the resB gene encoding cytochrome c biogenesis protein ResB has translation MPDTQTPQRIEPAYPKDRTTVGGPRLGPRGWARWGWRQLTSMRTAIMLLLLLAAASIPGSLFPQRSVDPVQVRRFVEDNPDLAPWLDRLFLFDVFSSPWFASIYLLLMISLLGCIIPRTAQHARALRAEPPRAPRRLGRLPAMAQATVPGAPGSVLATARDVLAAKRYRLRQAGAGDRSLTGEKGYLKETGNLLFHLAMLGVIVAFAAGHLLGWRGEIIIKEGQSWTAGPASFDTLNLGPLASTDNIPTFTVQLDRLDVAFETQADGAQFGQPRKFDGLATVDIPGQAPEQQQFAVNHPVSVDGDSIFLLGNGYAPVVTIRAPDGQLLYSDAVTFLPQDNNYASEGAIKVTARDPGLGLVGGFLPTLRLDPELGMTSSFPGLADPALVLTAFEGDLFADGRPQSIFTIDTEQMTQMTDGEGAPVAMLLRPGEYFELPDGTTVELEGVIRWAGLLVRHDPGRMPALAFALAAGAGLALMLGVRHRRIYVRIEPDDSTAAATGQVVVTVGGLPKGTDPALQRIVDDVLARIAATSATHHPPTPGSHEDTP, from the coding sequence GTGCCCGACACCCAGACGCCGCAGCGGATCGAGCCGGCCTACCCCAAGGACCGCACCACCGTGGGCGGCCCGCGTCTGGGCCCCCGGGGGTGGGCCCGGTGGGGCTGGCGCCAGCTGACCAGCATGCGCACCGCGATCATGCTGCTGCTGCTTCTCGCCGCCGCCTCCATCCCCGGCTCGCTGTTCCCCCAACGCTCAGTTGACCCGGTACAGGTGCGACGTTTCGTGGAGGACAACCCGGACCTGGCACCTTGGCTGGACCGGCTGTTCCTCTTCGACGTCTTCTCCTCCCCCTGGTTCGCCTCGATCTACCTGCTGCTCATGATCAGCCTCCTCGGCTGCATCATCCCGCGGACCGCGCAACACGCCCGGGCCCTGCGGGCCGAGCCTCCACGGGCGCCGCGTCGTCTGGGCCGGCTGCCTGCGATGGCCCAGGCGACCGTTCCCGGCGCCCCGGGCTCCGTGCTGGCAACGGCCCGGGACGTCCTGGCCGCCAAGAGGTATCGGCTGCGCCAGGCCGGGGCCGGCGACCGGTCCCTCACCGGAGAGAAGGGGTACCTGAAGGAGACCGGCAACCTGCTCTTCCACCTGGCCATGCTGGGGGTCATCGTCGCGTTCGCCGCCGGGCACCTGCTCGGCTGGCGGGGAGAGATCATCATCAAGGAGGGCCAGTCCTGGACCGCCGGCCCGGCCAGCTTCGACACCCTCAACCTCGGACCCCTGGCCAGCACCGACAACATCCCAACCTTCACCGTGCAGCTGGACCGGCTCGATGTGGCGTTCGAGACCCAGGCCGACGGCGCCCAGTTCGGCCAGCCGCGCAAGTTCGACGGGCTCGCCACCGTCGACATTCCCGGACAGGCCCCCGAGCAGCAGCAGTTCGCCGTCAACCACCCCGTCTCCGTCGACGGCGACTCCATCTTCCTCCTGGGCAACGGCTACGCGCCCGTGGTGACCATCCGCGCCCCGGACGGGCAGCTCCTGTACTCCGACGCCGTGACGTTCCTGCCCCAGGACAACAACTACGCCAGCGAGGGCGCCATCAAGGTCACCGCCCGCGACCCCGGCCTCGGTCTGGTCGGCGGCTTCCTGCCGACCCTACGGCTCGACCCCGAGCTCGGCATGACCTCCTCCTTCCCCGGCCTAGCCGACCCTGCCCTGGTACTGACCGCGTTCGAGGGCGACCTGTTCGCCGACGGCCGGCCCCAGTCGATCTTCACCATCGACACCGAGCAGATGACACAGATGACCGACGGCGAGGGTGCCCCCGTCGCGATGCTCCTGCGTCCCGGGGAGTACTTCGAACTGCCCGACGGCACCACCGTGGAGCTCGAGGGCGTCATCCGCTGGGCCGGCCTGCTCGTCCGGCACGACCCGGGCCGGATGCCGGCCCTCGCCTTCGCCCTAGCAGCCGGCGCCGGGCTGGCGTTGATGCTCGGCGTCAGACACCGCCGGATCTACGTGCGCATCGAGCCCGACGACTCCACGGCGGCCGCCACAGGTCAGGTCGTGGTGACGGTCGGCGGTCTGCCCAAGGGCACCGACCCCGCCCTCCAGCGGATCGTCGACGACGTGCTCGCCCGGATCGCCGCCACCTCCGCGACACACCATCCGCCCACCCCAGGAAGCCACGAGGACACCCCATGA